In Gracilibacillus salitolerans, the sequence TACAGAATGGTTGCTTTTCTAGGGTTATCCTTTGCTTCAACATTTACAACATCTGTCATAAAAGAACTTACAGTTACAACAAAAAATAACAGAGCTATAAGAAGTCTGTTCATAAGTTTCCTCCTCTAAACATTGTTAATTTTAAGATTCCTGCACTGTTTTATTATGAAAAATCCAAAAGAAAGAGTGGCTTACTTCTATTGCATATAAACCACTCTTGTTATTAAAAAATCTTTTCGACAAAATTCAGGAAGCATCATGTATCTTAGCTAGGATCTCGTTACTCTATAGTAATATTTTCAATCACTTCAGCATTATTTGATGTTATTTTGATAGAAATTTCTGCAGCAGCTAATGCTTTCAATTCATTGGTTGCTGTATCAAATATTGCAGCATACTTACCGGAATTCTCAGCTTTTACAAGTTTACTGCCGGTTCCAACAAATACATTTTCGCTAGCTTCCCAGATGACAGATGCTGGATAGCGAAGCGGAAATTCTAAACCGCCTTGTTGGTGTCCGGTTGCACTTAACTGCACGATATCTCCCGCTGTCAAGGCCTCCGGAGCATCAAGCGTAATGGATTCTAATAAAGGCCGTACTTCTGCTTGAATCCATTCTGTTCCTTTTACCTTGCTGTTATCTGCTGCATGTTCCGGACCTGCTGCCTTGTCTGGAATTGGTGTAGGATCCACGCCAAACATGTTCCAAGCATAAAATCCACCATTTTCAGGTGAACCGTATGGTGCTTTTCCTGCTGAACCAACAACCATGTATGGTACACCTTCTACCCGTTCTAGATTTACAGTATGGGCGTGTCCACTAATATATATTGAACCTTTTCCTTCTGACATTTCGCGGAAATCAGTCAGCCAATTCTCTATCAACTCCGCCTCTTTCCTATCAGAAAGCTGACTATTATTCGTTGGCAATGGATCACTTGTCGGATGATGCCCAAATACGACGACATTATTGATAGAAGGATCAGTAGCTGCATCATTCAAAGATTCTCTCAACTCTATCAATTGGTCAAAATCACTCGTGCGAAAACTTCCTGTTGATGAATCTAGTAAAATAAATCTAGTTCCTTTATGATCAAAATTATAACGATTCTCCCCGAACACAGCTAAGAAGTTATCTAAATTCCCAGAGCCAGTGATTTCATGATTACCAGGAGTATAATAAATAGGGAATTTATCTCCCACTTCCTCTTCTAATACTTGTTCCGCAAAGACAAAGTCCTCTTCCCACGCTGTATCCACTAGGTCCCCATTTATAACTAAAAAATCAGGGTTTTCAGCAACTATTTGCTGCAGGGATTCTCGAGCCATTTTTACTTGAGAACTATTAGGGTTCTTGGCAACAAACTGACTGTCAGATAAAACGGCAAATTTCCATCGGTCTTCACCCAACGTATCATTTTGAATGATAAGAGGGTCTCCTTCGACTGTGTTCTGATCATGTATTTCAATAGAAGGCGGTACCTCCACCGTTAAATCATCAAAAATGAGCTGCCCTGTATACTGCTCATTTGGATTTGTTTCTACCGGATAAATACGCCATAACTTCACTGGATACTGAATTCCCTCAGGCAACGTTGTTTCAACGTATTTCCAGCCTGTCCAATTAACTTGACTCGCTAATGTTAATGTATAATTTGTACCCGAGGCATCCTCGATTACCGTACGGAGCCATGCCCCATTTCCATCACCGTTAACCCATAAACCTATCTTTTGCACATCACCTGGAAGTTCGATTCTCGGTGATGCCTGCAAATAAGCAGCACGAGTAGATGTAGTCGTTGAGAAATCATAATTTAGCTGTACACTGCTTCCATCCCGTCCTGGTACCACTTCCATCGACGTACCAACACTGGAAGGATATTTCGTAGCTGTCCATCCCTCACTTGTCTCAAATCCAGAAATGCCCTCAGCTGCTAAACCAATCGTCACTGGAACATGTGTCTCTTTCTCCTGTACGGTTACAGATATCGTTGTTGATCCGCCGTCTTGCAGTGGCTCAACAGAAAAAATTCCATTTTCAAATTCTTCTACCATAATAACTGTTTCATCATATTCTATTTGAATATCTCTTCCTTCAATTGGCGCAGAATAACCATCTTTATCATAGCCAATTACGGAAAACTTCCCTTCTCTTCCCATTTCAAGTCCAAGATAGGACTGTGTTGTTTCGATTCGTTCCAGTTCGCCTAGAACGGTAATTTCCGATGTTCCTTTTGCCATTTTAATCTGCGCTTCAGCAACAGCCTGTCCAGGTTTTTTCGCATAAAAAATACCATCTTCATCAAAAAACCCAACATCTCCAGGAAGTGCCTGCCAGCTTATCCCTTCAACATCCACTGGGGAATAATTTTCATCATGTCCACGTCCAACAAAACTTCTGCTTAATCCAGGAAAAATTCGGTTACTGTATTCAGAATTTAACACTGTTTCAATAGCAAAGTTTGTCAACTCACCACTGCCTGCTTCAGCAAAAATACCAATACCATTTGGTACCGCGCGTTGGGATCCATCGGAAGG encodes:
- a CDS encoding phosphodiester glycosidase family protein, encoding MLLAVNVTLFSFTPVIQVNAEANPVSEVRTASSDRTEPIVTVGPAGKTLLANEEKTTIGPGIQLSSFERYDARGWLNGEVMTIDLSDDSVSADLLYPGVVTGARPLYEMAKQAGAVGGVNGDFFDINRTNAPLGTMIQDGELVKGPQGSHTLTAGVNEKGLGEITNIFLDGIVQLPNGDLPLDALNQSSIPKDRIGLYTSVWGVEARPNGGSSVYEVTVRDGEVVEVSDQVGQGQIEENTFVLVGREDGASQLKDLSVGDEVSISYAPKVDSDMLMKFAIGGNVKLVDNGEVIENLNDSTTAPRTAVGFSEDGKTMILALIDGRQMDSRGMTYKELAELMKEHGAYQALNIDGGGSSTMVARMPGYEDAEVVNNPSDGSQRAVPNGIGIFAEAGSGELTNFAIETVLNSEYSNRIFPGLSRSFVGRGHDENYSPVDVEGISWQALPGDVGFFDEDGIFYAKKPGQAVAEAQIKMAKGTSEITVLGELERIETTQSYLGLEMGREGKFSVIGYDKDGYSAPIEGRDIQIEYDETVIMVEEFENGIFSVEPLQDGGSTTISVTVQEKETHVPVTIGLAAEGISGFETSEGWTATKYPSSVGTSMEVVPGRDGSSVQLNYDFSTTTSTRAAYLQASPRIELPGDVQKIGLWVNGDGNGAWLRTVIEDASGTNYTLTLASQVNWTGWKYVETTLPEGIQYPVKLWRIYPVETNPNEQYTGQLIFDDLTVEVPPSIEIHDQNTVEGDPLIIQNDTLGEDRWKFAVLSDSQFVAKNPNSSQVKMARESLQQIVAENPDFLVINGDLVDTAWEEDFVFAEQVLEEEVGDKFPIYYTPGNHEITGSGNLDNFLAVFGENRYNFDHKGTRFILLDSSTGSFRTSDFDQLIELRESLNDAATDPSINNVVVFGHHPTSDPLPTNNSQLSDRKEAELIENWLTDFREMSEGKGSIYISGHAHTVNLERVEGVPYMVVGSAGKAPYGSPENGGFYAWNMFGVDPTPIPDKAAGPEHAADNSKVKGTEWIQAEVRPLLESITLDAPEALTAGDIVQLSATGHQQGGLEFPLRYPASVIWEASENVFVGTGSKLVKAENSGKYAAIFDTATNELKALAAAEISIKITSNNAEVIENITIE